TTAGAAATTCTAACCATTCAGGATACCTGTGATTTGGAAATCTTTTATTGTAATAATAAGTGGCTCCTAAAAAGATACTTAAAGATGTAATGATAAAACATATATTACTTCTCATTTTCAAACTCTCAAGGCTTACTTTCCATAAAGATTCTTCTTTCAAATCATCCCCTCTTTCTCGCTTTACATTTAGTTTTTTAAAATGTAAATAATTCTAAAAATATTATGATGTAACATAATCATAACATAAAATACATTTAAGTATCATGATTTTTTAGAAAAATTGATTCTCGTATATTTTTTGCATATAATTTTCTTATTACGGAAAAAAGGAAGTGTATTATATGGTTGATATCTTTAGCAGATTCCTTGAGGTAACGAATAATATTTTATGGTCATATATTCTTATTGCAATGCTAATCGGCTTCGGTCTTTATTTCTCTTTTAAATTGAAGTTTGTCCAAATTACTCATTTCGGTGAGATGGTCGGTTTAATTAGTAAAGGATTTAATCGAAAAGAAAAAAAGAAAGATAGTATCTCCCCGTTCCAAGCATTTTGCTTAAGTGCAGCTGCACGTATCGGTATCGGAAACTTAGCTGGTGTAGCTTTAGCTATTTCAATGGGCGGACCTGGCGCAGTATTTTGGATGTGGTTTATCGCTATCCTTGGAGCAGCTACTAGTTTCGTAGAATGTACGCTCGCGCAAATTTATAAGGTAAAAGATGGAAGTAGATTCCGTGGTGGCCCAGCATATTATATGGAAAAAGGATTAAACAAACGCTGGATGGGTGTTTGGTTCTCACTTCTTATTACAGTTGCGTACGGATTAATTTTCAACTCTGTACAAGCAAACACAGTAACAATAGCATTTGAAAATGCTTTTGGACTAGAGCGAACGATTGTAGGAGCTCTATTAGCTTTATTAGTTGCAGTTATTATTTTCGGTGGTATTAAGAGCATTTCACGTATTACAGAAATGATTGTTCCGCCAATGGCAATCATTTATATTGGTGTGGCTATTTTTGTCGTGATTAACAACTTCACTATGCTACCAAGCATTTTTACAGAAATATTTAACAGCGCATTTGGTTTAGACCAAGCCGTCGCTGGTGGTATTGGAGCAGCAATCAAGTTCGGAATTCAGCGCGGTTTATTCGCGACAGAAGCAGGTATGGGTAGCTCTCCTAACGCAGCAGCAACCTCAGATGTATCTCACCCTGTAAAACAAGGGCTTGTTCAAGCATTAGGTGTTTTCGTAGATACATTCTTAGTATGTACATCAACAGCATTTATCGTATTATGTTCTGGACTTTACAAAGGGACAAATTTAGAAGGTATTGAATTAACACAACAAGCATTAAGTTCACAAATTGGACCGTGGGCAAGCACTTTCTTAGCGATTATTATTTTCCTATTCGCTTTCAGTTCTTTACTAGGAAACTACTATTATGGTGAAACGAACATCGCATTCATTAAAGAAAGTAAAACATGGTTAATGATTTATCGCGTGGCAGTTGTCGGAATGGTATTCTTCGGATCAATCGCTGCCCTTAAAACAGTTTGGAGCTTAGCTGATTTATTCATGGGACTAATGGTATTCACAAACTTAATTGCCATCTCATTCCTAAGTAAGTTCGCCTATGCAGCATTAGTAGACTATATGAAGCAAAAGAAACAAGGAAAAGATCCTGTTTTCGTTGCAAGTTCTATCCCTGGCTTACAGAATACAGAGTGCTGGGATGGACAGGATGTAGAAGAGAATAAAAAAGCAGTATAACAACTAAAAGCGGAAGCGGCTCGTTCAGAACAAGAACTATATATCAAACAAAATCCCTATTACTCTACAGTAATAGGGATTTTTATTTACACAGTTCATAATTTGTTCAAATTAATTCCAGCAAAAGGGTTGATTTATACGAATTAATAGATTATAATAATTATAAATTAGTAATTGGTATCACATAACAACTCAAAAGGAGATTGATCATAATGAACAAACAAGTAATCGAAGTATTAAACAAACAAGTAGCAGACTGGAGCGTTTTATTCACAAAACTACACAACTTCCATTGGTACGTAAAAGGACCTCAATTCTTCACATTACACGAGAAATTCGAAGAACTTTACACAGAATCAGCTACTCACATCGATGAAATTGCAGAACGTATTTTAGCAATTGGCGGCAAACCAGTAGCAACAATGAAAGAATACCTAGAAATATCTTCTATTCAAGAAGCAGCATACGGAGAAACTGCAGAAGGGATGGTCGAAGCAATCATGAAAGACTACGAAATGATGCTAGTCGAACTGAAAAAAGGCATGGAAATCGCTCAAAACTCTGACGACGAAATGACATCTGACCTACTACTAGGCATCTACACAGAACTAGAAAAACACGCTTGGATGCTACGCGCGTTCTTGAATCAATAATAATTAAAAGCGGAAGCGGCTCGTTTAGAGTCGCTTTTTTCTATGAAATGGTCGCTTTTGTTGGTACATGAAATTTATATCAGCGATTTTCTAATTATATCGGCGATTCCATCCAATATATCAGCGATTTTCCCAATATATCGACTTACCGACAAATCACGACAATATTAGCACATTAGTACCTCCCCATCCCCCACTTTCATCAATATATTACAATCTCTTTTATGCTAAAATATAGGTAACACCCTTTAGTAAAATAGATCCAAAAAAGCTTTTCCATATTCATCATTTACTACTTAAATGGCGGGAGTGGTTCAGTTGAAAGACTACTTAATTAGAGCATTTTTTGCGTTAATAACAGTTGGGATTGTCTTACTTATAGCTAATATTTTCAATATACGTATCGAGGTTAAAGACTATGCTTTCCTCATTGTCTTAGCAATTGGTGGCGGCTGGGGTGGCTGGTACTTGTATAAAAAACAAAGTAATCAAAATGATAGAGGCATTCCAAAGTAATACGGAATGCCTTCCTTATTGTTTCCGTCTATAATAAATAATAACATTCAAACCGCTAATACAACCAATCGCAATAAACATACAAAACGATTGTGCATCTCCACCTAAATTATACTCATCAACAATAAACCCAGACATAAACAACGTGATCGCGGAAACACCGATACATAGTATCGAAATAAACCAAAGCGAAAACGCATTAATAAGCTCTTTCTTCTGTGTTGAAACAATTAACATAACAAGAATAGATGCCGCTAAAACACATTTAAAAACCGGCCTTAAAAATACGAATTCCTCCATCTATTTCTCCTTTTCCAAAAACATTACACCTTAACATTAACATATTTAACCAAATTAAAAACACATGTCTTTCAAGATAAAATGACATGCGTTTTCAAAAAATTCTATACAATTGTATTATGATAGTTGCTTCCACTTCGTTCCTAAAACAGGACGCTCGTAATTTTGTATCTTATGAATGAGTGCATCTGCCGTTTCAGCGGCAACGATTAACTCTTTATTCGATGGATTCATGAATCCTTCTTCTGCTGCACGTTCAACCATTTGCAGAATTGGTCCGTAGAAATCTTTTATGTTCAATAAACCAACTGGCTTATTATGTATACCAATTTGTGACCAACATACTGCTTCAAATAGCTCTTCAAACGTTCCATATCCGCCTGGCAGTGCAATGAAAGCATCCGCAAGCTCTGCCATTTTCGCTTTACGTTCATGCATCGTTTCTACTTCAATTAATTCTGTTAACCCTGTATGAACGATCTCTCCTCGGAATAGATCGCGCGGCATAACACCTGTTACACGACCACCTAAACGAAGAACTTCATTTGCTACTTCTCCCATTAATCCGACGCAAGAACCACCGTATACAAGCTCGTACTCGTTCTCAACAAACATTTTTCCTAACGCTATCGCCTGCTCTTTGAACTCTGGTCTCTCCCCTAAGTTGGAACCTGCAAACACACAAATCTTTCTCATCCTTACACCCCGAAACTATATATTGTTATGATACAATGAACATTGTACAACATATTGAGGGGATGAGAAAGAAATGGATATCGTTGCATTTCAAAGATGGGTGGAGGAATTTTACGAAAAACGAAGCTGGTCACAGTATAATGCCTTTATTCGGTTAAATTTCTTAACAGAGGAAGTCGGGGAAGTTTCACGCGTTGTTCGCGCAATCGAAATCGGTCGGGATCGTCCTGATGAAGACACGAAAACAGAAGAAGAGCTAAAACAAGAACTAAAGGAAGAACTTGGTGATGTACTATCTAACCTTATTATTCTTTCACAAAAATATGATCTAGATTTACAAGACATTATGAACGCACACGTCACAAAGCTTTCGAAAAGGTTCGAGACATCCAAATGAGAATATTATCAATTATGGTATAATATTCTTGTCACAATACTAAGGGGGATTTTATGTTATCAAAAAAATTGCACGACGCACTAAACGATCAAATGAACTTTGAGTTTTACTCTGCCCACGCTTATATGGCGATGGCTGCTTACTGTACAGCCGAAAGCTACGATGGATTCGCTAACTTTTTCCTTGTACAAGCTGAAGAAGAGCGTTTCCACGCAATGAAGCTTTACAACTATATTAATGACCGCGGTGAGCGCGCTATTATTACTGGATTTGATAATCCAAATAACGAATATGAATCTGTACTGAACGCTTTTGAAGTAGCACTTGAACACGAGCGTGAAGTAACAAAACGTATTTACAACCTATCTGATATCGCCTGGGATGAGCGTGAACACGCAACAATTACATTCTTAAAATGGTTCGTCGATGAGCAAGTAGAAGAAGAAGCTTCATTCGATAGCATCATCCAAAAATTAAAACGTATTACAAGCGATTCAAACGCATTATTTATGCTAGATGCTGAATTAGAGAAACGTACATTTACGCCTCCAGCTGAGTAGTATTTCAATCACCTTAATGAATGGATTAAGGTGATTTTTTATTTTCTCTCTAGCTTAAAATCACCTTAAATCTTCTCGTTTTTGACATAGCACTAGTTTTAAAATGGTATTATTTTCAAGATAAAACAATATACGAGGAGAGAGAAAATGAATCAACGTGTAGAAGTTGTTGATGCAATTCG
This genomic window from Bacillus anthracis str. Vollum contains:
- a CDS encoding alanine/glycine:cation symporter family protein, with the translated sequence MVDIFSRFLEVTNNILWSYILIAMLIGFGLYFSFKLKFVQITHFGEMVGLISKGFNRKEKKKDSISPFQAFCLSAAARIGIGNLAGVALAISMGGPGAVFWMWFIAILGAATSFVECTLAQIYKVKDGSRFRGGPAYYMEKGLNKRWMGVWFSLLITVAYGLIFNSVQANTVTIAFENAFGLERTIVGALLALLVAVIIFGGIKSISRITEMIVPPMAIIYIGVAIFVVINNFTMLPSIFTEIFNSAFGLDQAVAGGIGAAIKFGIQRGLFATEAGMGSSPNAAATSDVSHPVKQGLVQALGVFVDTFLVCTSTAFIVLCSGLYKGTNLEGIELTQQALSSQIGPWASTFLAIIIFLFAFSSLLGNYYYGETNIAFIKESKTWLMIYRVAVVGMVFFGSIAALKTVWSLADLFMGLMVFTNLIAISFLSKFAYAALVDYMKQKKQGKDPVFVASSIPGLQNTECWDGQDVEENKKAV
- a CDS encoding Dps family protein — its product is MNKQVIEVLNKQVADWSVLFTKLHNFHWYVKGPQFFTLHEKFEELYTESATHIDEIAERILAIGGKPVATMKEYLEISSIQEAAYGETAEGMVEAIMKDYEMMLVELKKGMEIAQNSDDEMTSDLLLGIYTELEKHAWMLRAFLNQ
- a CDS encoding TIGR00730 family Rossman fold protein is translated as MFAGSNLGERPEFKEQAIALGKMFVENEYELVYGGSCVGLMGEVANEVLRLGGRVTGVMPRDLFRGEIVHTGLTELIEVETMHERKAKMAELADAFIALPGGYGTFEELFEAVCWSQIGIHNKPVGLLNIKDFYGPILQMVERAAEEGFMNPSNKELIVAAETADALIHKIQNYERPVLGTKWKQLS
- a CDS encoding MazG nucleotide pyrophosphohydrolase domain-containing protein, translated to MDIVAFQRWVEEFYEKRSWSQYNAFIRLNFLTEEVGEVSRVVRAIEIGRDRPDEDTKTEEELKQELKEELGDVLSNLIILSQKYDLDLQDIMNAHVTKLSKRFETSK
- a CDS encoding ferritin, yielding MLSKKLHDALNDQMNFEFYSAHAYMAMAAYCTAESYDGFANFFLVQAEEERFHAMKLYNYINDRGERAIITGFDNPNNEYESVLNAFEVALEHEREVTKRIYNLSDIAWDEREHATITFLKWFVDEQVEEEASFDSIIQKLKRITSDSNALFMLDAELEKRTFTPPAE